In Bythopirellula goksoeyrii, a single window of DNA contains:
- a CDS encoding GP88 family protein translates to MNERKNKQNRLKVLRTHDPKSLFTYDNFTPEEILDRLGRPRYLLSSSSKVEKSQTRRVLSRILYLTSGLYCPNASPGCLSTCLGFTSGRMGSDQATSARDRRSALYAADNDAFMALLRQDLHQLCYDAETQGMLPVVRLNGTGDLAWEKRHPNVFREFPNVQFYDYTKHPGRMKKFLSGRLDGEPWPGNYDLTFSAHELNIHWITPLLELSGNVAVVFWPELPKTWLGYRVIDGDKDDLRYLDPSPAIVGLRAKGVAREDLSGFVVRTDWPTAGLMLNRTNAA, encoded by the coding sequence ATGAATGAAAGGAAGAATAAGCAAAATCGATTGAAGGTCTTGAGAACTCATGATCCAAAATCACTGTTCACTTACGACAACTTTACTCCGGAGGAAATTCTCGACAGACTGGGAAGACCACGGTACCTACTGAGCAGCAGCTCGAAAGTGGAGAAGTCACAAACGAGGAGAGTGCTTTCACGCATACTCTATCTGACTAGTGGCCTCTACTGCCCGAACGCAAGTCCGGGCTGTTTGAGCACCTGCCTCGGATTTACGAGCGGGCGGATGGGATCTGATCAGGCAACCAGTGCACGTGATCGTCGTTCAGCACTTTACGCTGCTGACAACGATGCGTTTATGGCGTTGCTTCGGCAAGATCTCCATCAGCTCTGCTATGATGCCGAGACTCAAGGAATGCTGCCAGTGGTTCGTTTGAACGGCACGGGAGATCTCGCTTGGGAAAAAAGGCACCCGAATGTATTTCGGGAATTTCCAAATGTGCAGTTCTACGATTACACCAAGCATCCCGGAAGGATGAAAAAGTTCCTGAGTGGAAGGCTTGATGGTGAGCCGTGGCCTGGCAACTACGATCTGACGTTTTCTGCTCACGAGCTGAATATCCATTGGATAACTCCTCTGCTTGAACTATCAGGAAACGTCGCTGTAGTCTTTTGGCCGGAGCTTCCCAAGACTTGGCTTGGTTACCGGGTGATTGATGGAGACAAAGACGACTTGAGGTATCTTGATCCATCACCGGCAATCGTGGGCCTACGGGCGAAAGGCGTTGCTCGCGAAGACCTGTCGGGATTTGTAGTAAGAACAGACTGGCCAACGGCTGGTTTGATGTTGAACAGAACAAATGCTGCCTAG